One window of Papaver somniferum cultivar HN1 chromosome 9, ASM357369v1, whole genome shotgun sequence genomic DNA carries:
- the LOC113309439 gene encoding uncharacterized protein LOC113309439, protein MFSTPYVLFFALLLSVPLIFLLAPKILPPKHQPISLPDELDDLALFRRASLASMNHPQSKSSISHLGTTNPPPKIAFLFLTNSDLIFAPLWEKFFKGNEKLYNIYIHADPSIKITPPGGVFNGRFIAGKKTKRASPTLISAARRLLATALLDDQSNTFFALVSQHCIPLHSFRFVYHSLFASPHTESSSKSLSTESWVTRWNRRGQVRYSSFIEILGEEPTLQDRYTARGENVMMPEVSFDDFRVGSQFFILTRRHSLLVIRDRRLWRKFRLPCLNKESCYPEEHYFPTLLSMEDPKGCTHFTLTNVNWTGSTGGHPHEYKPGEISAELVYRLRVSNSTYSYLFARKFNADTLNPLMEIADTVIFRD, encoded by the coding sequence ATGTTTTCTACACCATATGTATTGTTCTTTGCTCTGTTACTTTCGGTGCCATTGATATTTCTTCTGGCACCTAAAATTCTCCCACCAAAACATCAACCAATTTCTCTTCCTGATGAACTTGATGATCTTGCTTTATTTCGAAGAGCATCTCTTGCATCTATGAATCATCcgcaatcaaaatcatcaatCTCACATCTGGGTACAACAAATCCACCACCGAAAATCGCTTTTTTGTTTTTGAcaaattctgacctaatttttgCTCCTCTTTGGGAAAAATTCTTCAAAGGGAATGAAAAATTGTATAATATTTATATCCACGCAGATCCATCAATCAAAATAACACCTCCTGGTGGTGTATTTAATGGAAGGTTTATAGCAGGTAAGAAAACAAAACGTGCATCTCCAACATTGATTTCTGCTGCTAGAAGGCTTTTAGCAACTGCTCTTCTCGATGATCAATCAAATACGTTTTTTGCTCTGGTTTCTCAACACTGTATTCCTCTCCACTCATTTCGATTTGTTTATCACTCGTTATTTGCATCGCCTCATACCGAGTCATCTTCAAAATCTTTATCAACTGAGTCATGGGTAACTCGTTGGAATCGTCGTGGTCAAGTTAGATACAGTAGTTTTATTGAAATTCTGGGTGAAGAACCAACACTACAGGATAGATATACTGCAAGAGGAGAAAATGTAATGATGCCTGAAGTATCATTTGATGATTTCCGTGTTGGATCACAGTTTTTTATACTAACTCGTCGTCATTCATTGCTTGTAATTCGAGATCGAAGGTTATGGAGGAAATTCAGATTACCTTGTTTAAACAAAGAATCTTGTTACCCAGAAGAACATTATTTTCCTACTTTGTTATCTATGGAAGATCCTAAAGGTTGTACTCATTTTACACTAACTAATGTAAATTGGACTGGTAGTACTGGTGGTCATCCTCATGAATACAAGCCAGGAGAAATCAGTGCTGAACTTGTTTACAGACTTAGGGTTTCAAATTCAACATACTCTTATCTGTTTGCAAGGAAATTCAATGCCGATACTTTGAATCCGTTAATGGAGATTGCTGATACCGTCATTTTCAGAGACTGA